The Rhodobacter sp. CZR27 genome includes a window with the following:
- a CDS encoding recombinase family protein — translation MSRTVFYARVSTAEQTVGHQQAQTEAAGFTFDKVVVDHGVSGVSVPLAERPEGKRLFDMLHRGDVLVVRWVDRLGRNYQDVTDTIRHFMREGVVIRTIINNLTFDGSTSDPMQAAVRDALIAFMAATAQAQAEATKEAQKAGIAAARIDRTKYRGRQPSYTRDQLTVVRDMLATGAGASAISKATGLTRQTILRLRADMSAAEAALVRWGAEAA, via the coding sequence ATGTCCCGCACCGTCTTCTACGCCCGCGTCTCCACCGCCGAGCAGACCGTCGGCCACCAGCAGGCGCAGACCGAGGCCGCGGGCTTCACCTTCGACAAGGTGGTGGTCGATCATGGCGTCTCGGGCGTGTCCGTCCCGCTGGCCGAGCGCCCCGAGGGCAAGCGGCTCTTCGACATGCTGCACCGGGGCGACGTGCTGGTGGTGCGCTGGGTCGACCGGCTGGGGCGGAACTACCAAGACGTGACCGACACCATCCGGCACTTCATGCGCGAGGGCGTGGTGATCAGGACGATCATCAACAACCTGACTTTCGACGGCTCGACCTCCGACCCGATGCAGGCGGCCGTTCGGGATGCCCTGATCGCGTTCATGGCGGCCACTGCTCAGGCCCAGGCCGAGGCCACGAAGGAGGCCCAGAAGGCGGGCATCGCGGCGGCGAGGATCGACCGGACGAAGTACCGCGGCCGTCAGCCCAGCTACACCCGCGATCAACTGACCGTGGTGCGCGACATGCTCGCGACGGGAGCGGGGGCCTCGGCGATCTCGAAAGCCACCGGCCTCACACGGCAGACCATCCTGCGGCTGCGGGCCGACATGTCGGCGGCAGAGGCAGCGCTCGTCCGTTGGGGCGCAGAGGCGGCGTAG
- a CDS encoding Lrp/AsnC family transcriptional regulator, whose translation MDLDRFDHAILRVLAAEGRISATELARRIGLTKSPTQARMKRLEEAGVITGYGARLDPIRMGLAHVAFVEVRLSDTREAALQAFNRAVQAVPEVEECHMIASRFDYLLKVRTADIQDYRRVLGEKLSTLPHVASTSTYVAMESVKDARR comes from the coding sequence ATGGATCTCGACCGCTTCGATCACGCGATCCTGCGGGTGCTGGCCGCCGAGGGCCGGATCAGCGCGACGGAACTGGCGCGGCGGATCGGCCTGACGAAATCCCCGACGCAGGCGCGGATGAAACGGCTCGAGGAGGCCGGGGTGATCACCGGCTACGGCGCGCGTCTGGATCCGATCCGCATGGGTCTGGCGCATGTGGCCTTCGTCGAGGTCCGGCTGTCGGATACGCGCGAGGCGGCGTTGCAGGCATTCAACCGCGCCGTGCAGGCCGTGCCCGAGGTCGAGGAGTGCCACATGATCGCCAGCCGCTTCGACTACCTGCTGAAGGTCCGCACCGCCGACATCCAGGACTACCGCCGCGTGCTGGGCGAGAAGCTGTCGACCCTGCCGCATGTCGCCTCGACCTCGACCTACGTGGCCATGGAATCGGTGAAGGACGCGCGCCGCTGA
- the putA gene encoding bifunctional proline dehydrogenase/L-glutamate gamma-semialdehyde dehydrogenase PutA, translating into MPATAPALHASDTPEDEAALVARLIAEADLDPGARARIAARGADLVRRIRQTSRPGLMEGFLAEYGLSTDEGIALMCLAEALLRVPDAETMDALIEDKIAPSDWNRHLGRSVSSLVNASTWALMLTGKVLDDREPGVAGHLRSLVKRLGEPVIRAAVGRAMKEMGRQFVLGETIEAAMDRAAEMEARGYTYSYDMLGEAARTEADARRYHLAYSRAITAIAGAAKSTDIRANPGISVKLSALHPRYEVAKRERVMAELVPRVKALAGLARAAGLGFNIDAEEAERLDLSLEVIEAALEDPSLAGWDGFGIVVQAYGRRAGQVIDRLYALASRLDRRIMVRLVKGAYWDGEVKRAQVLGLADFPVFTRKQATDASYIANARKLFGMTDRIYPQFATHNAHTVAAILDIAEGRPFEFQRLHGMGERLHDLVLSAEGTRCRIYAPVGAHRDLLAYLVRRLLENGANSSFVNQIVDESVSPEAVAACPLTAMERLESVPNPVLRSGTDLFPGRRNSRGFDLTEAADLAAIEAARTPHRAATFDARPSLVESMAGGQRAEVLDPAGGGRVGNVIPATAPDVEAALHHAVPWEARPGDRAEVLRRAADLYEADFGPIFALLAREAGKTLPDAVGELREAVDFLRYYAAEGEHLDAGPLGTVVCISPWNFPLAIFTGQIAAALMAGNAVIAKPAEQTPLIAAHAVELLHRAGVPSTALQLLPGEGGVVGAALTRDPRVAGVVFTGSTATALTIRRSMAAHLDPSAPLIAETGGLNAMIVDSTALPEQAVRDILASSFQSAGQRCSALRCLYLQEDVAETVLGMLFGAMDELQLGDPWKLATDLGPVIDAEAQAGIRDWIEAARSEGRILKEIAAPARGTFVGPTVIRVGSIRDMAREIFGPVLHVATFRAADLDRVIAEINATGYGLTFGLHSRIDDRVQRIVERLQVGNIYVNRNQIGAVVGSQPFGGEGLSGTGPKAGGPAYLARLCRRPAMAGEADGSATTEAEAQAALAHAGGEGERLVSHAMPGPTGESNRLSTFRRAPLLCLGPGRVAARAQAEAVRALGGLAVEAPGLPAEALGRLHGFSGALFWGSAEAARPHAQALAGREGPILPLIGGLPDAAHVAVERHLCIDTTASGGNAELLAAASGT; encoded by the coding sequence ATGCCCGCCACAGCGCCCGCCCTTCATGCCTCCGACACCCCTGAGGACGAGGCCGCACTCGTCGCGCGCCTGATCGCCGAGGCGGATCTCGATCCCGGCGCCCGGGCGCGGATCGCCGCCCGCGGGGCCGATCTCGTCCGCCGCATCCGGCAGACCTCGCGTCCGGGCCTCATGGAAGGGTTCCTTGCCGAATACGGCCTGTCGACCGATGAGGGCATCGCGCTGATGTGCCTCGCCGAGGCCCTGCTGCGGGTGCCGGACGCCGAGACGATGGACGCGCTGATCGAGGACAAGATCGCGCCCTCGGACTGGAACCGGCACCTCGGGCGGTCGGTCTCGAGCCTGGTGAACGCCTCGACATGGGCGCTCATGCTGACGGGCAAGGTGCTGGACGACCGCGAGCCGGGCGTGGCGGGTCACCTCCGCAGCCTCGTGAAACGGCTGGGCGAGCCGGTGATCCGCGCCGCCGTCGGCCGTGCCATGAAGGAGATGGGCCGCCAGTTCGTGCTGGGCGAGACCATCGAGGCTGCGATGGACCGCGCGGCCGAAATGGAGGCGAGGGGCTACACCTACAGCTACGACATGCTGGGCGAGGCGGCGCGCACCGAAGCGGATGCGCGCCGCTATCACCTCGCCTATTCGCGGGCCATCACCGCCATCGCGGGCGCGGCGAAAAGCACGGACATCCGCGCCAATCCGGGCATCTCGGTGAAACTCTCGGCGCTCCATCCGCGCTACGAGGTCGCCAAGCGCGAGCGGGTGATGGCGGAACTCGTGCCGCGCGTGAAGGCGCTGGCGGGTCTCGCCCGCGCGGCCGGCCTCGGCTTCAACATCGACGCCGAGGAGGCCGAGAGGCTGGACCTGTCGCTTGAGGTGATCGAGGCCGCGCTGGAGGATCCCTCTCTCGCCGGCTGGGACGGCTTTGGCATCGTGGTGCAGGCCTATGGCCGGCGCGCGGGGCAGGTGATCGACCGGCTCTATGCGCTGGCGTCGCGGCTCGACCGGCGCATCATGGTGCGGCTGGTGAAGGGCGCCTACTGGGACGGCGAGGTGAAGCGCGCGCAGGTGCTGGGGCTCGCGGATTTCCCGGTCTTCACCCGCAAGCAGGCGACGGATGCAAGCTACATCGCCAACGCCCGCAAGCTGTTCGGGATGACCGACCGGATCTATCCGCAGTTCGCCACCCACAACGCCCATACGGTTGCCGCGATCCTCGACATTGCCGAGGGGCGGCCGTTCGAGTTCCAGCGCCTGCATGGCATGGGCGAGCGGCTGCATGACCTCGTGCTGTCGGCCGAGGGCACGCGCTGCCGGATCTATGCCCCGGTCGGCGCGCATCGCGACCTGCTGGCGTACCTCGTCCGCCGGCTGCTGGAGAACGGCGCAAACTCCAGCTTCGTGAACCAGATCGTCGACGAGAGCGTGAGCCCGGAGGCAGTGGCGGCCTGCCCGCTGACCGCTATGGAGCGGCTGGAGTCGGTGCCGAACCCGGTGCTGCGCTCCGGCACGGATCTGTTCCCGGGACGGCGCAACTCGCGCGGGTTCGACCTGACGGAGGCGGCGGATCTCGCCGCCATCGAGGCGGCGCGCACGCCGCATCGCGCCGCGACCTTCGACGCACGCCCGAGCCTCGTGGAATCGATGGCGGGCGGGCAGCGGGCCGAGGTCCTCGATCCCGCCGGCGGAGGCCGGGTCGGGAACGTGATCCCGGCCACGGCGCCGGATGTCGAGGCCGCGCTGCACCATGCCGTGCCGTGGGAGGCGCGGCCCGGGGATCGTGCCGAGGTGCTGCGCCGCGCCGCCGACCTCTACGAGGCCGATTTCGGGCCGATCTTCGCGCTTCTGGCACGCGAGGCGGGCAAGACCCTTCCGGACGCCGTGGGCGAGCTGCGCGAGGCGGTGGACTTCCTGCGATACTACGCGGCCGAGGGCGAGCATCTCGACGCCGGGCCGCTCGGCACCGTGGTCTGTATCAGCCCGTGGAACTTCCCGCTCGCGATCTTCACCGGCCAGATCGCCGCCGCCTTGATGGCCGGCAATGCCGTGATCGCAAAACCCGCCGAGCAGACGCCGCTGATCGCCGCCCATGCGGTGGAGCTTCTGCACCGGGCCGGCGTGCCCTCGACGGCCCTTCAGCTTCTGCCCGGCGAGGGCGGGGTGGTGGGCGCGGCGCTGACCCGCGATCCGCGGGTGGCGGGCGTGGTCTTCACCGGCTCGACCGCGACGGCGCTGACGATCCGGCGCTCGATGGCGGCGCATCTCGATCCTTCGGCGCCGCTCATTGCCGAGACCGGCGGCCTGAACGCCATGATCGTCGACTCGACCGCGCTGCCCGAGCAGGCCGTGCGCGACATCCTCGCCTCGAGCTTCCAGTCGGCCGGTCAGCGCTGCTCGGCCCTGCGCTGCCTCTACCTGCAGGAGGACGTGGCGGAAACCGTGCTGGGGATGCTCTTCGGCGCGATGGACGAGCTTCAACTGGGCGATCCGTGGAAGCTGGCCACCGACCTCGGCCCGGTGATCGACGCCGAGGCGCAGGCCGGCATCCGGGACTGGATCGAGGCGGCGCGGTCGGAAGGCCGCATCCTGAAGGAGATCGCCGCACCGGCGCGCGGGACCTTCGTCGGCCCGACCGTCATCCGCGTCGGCAGCATCCGCGACATGGCGCGAGAAATCTTCGGCCCGGTGCTGCATGTCGCGACCTTCCGTGCGGCCGATCTCGACCGCGTGATCGCGGAGATCAACGCGACCGGCTACGGGCTGACCTTCGGGCTGCATTCGCGCATCGACGACCGGGTGCAGCGCATCGTCGAGCGGCTGCAGGTCGGCAACATCTACGTCAACCGCAACCAGATCGGCGCCGTGGTGGGCAGCCAGCCCTTCGGCGGCGAGGGGCTCTCGGGCACCGGGCCGAAGGCGGGCGGCCCGGCCTATCTCGCGCGGCTCTGCCGCCGTCCGGCGATGGCGGGCGAGGCGGACGGGTCGGCCACGACCGAGGCGGAGGCGCAGGCCGCCCTTGCCCATGCGGGAGGAGAAGGGGAGCGCCTTGTGTCGCATGCGATGCCGGGACCGACCGGTGAGTCGAACCGGCTCTCGACCTTCCGGCGTGCGCCGCTGCTCTGCCTTGGCCCCGGCCGGGTCGCTGCTCGGGCACAGGCCGAGGCTGTCCGTGCGCTCGGCGGGCTCGCGGTCGAGGCACCGGGCCTTCCGGCCGAGGCGCTGGGACGGCTGCACGGCTTCTCGGGCGCGCTGTTCTGGGGCAGTGCCGAGGCTGCGCGGCCCCATGCCCAGGCGCTGGCCGGGCGGGAGGGGCCGATCCTGCCGCTGATCGGCGGCCTGCCGGACGCGGCCCATGTCGCGGTGGAGCGTCACCTCTGCATCGACACCACGGCTTCCGGCGGCAATGCCGAGCTTCTGGCCGCGGCTTCCGGAACCTGA
- a CDS encoding rhomboid family intramembrane serine protease: MFPIRDHNPSGSTPYVTYALIVANVVIFLLMTYGSSSLQALEASYFVWGLVPARIMEGVGLEGFVTSMFLHGGWGHLLGNMLFLYIYGDNLEDEMGPLGFTAFYLASGLAAAAAQVVSEPYSPIPMVGASGAIAGVMGGYLLLFPRARVDVLIIIVIFFRIIPVPAFLILALWFLFQIGAGVLYATDAGGVAYWAHAGGFVAGVLLALPVWLVRGGPAFWRRTHGHPPHPAAALPRSNVPLIRRRR, encoded by the coding sequence ATGTTCCCCATCCGCGACCACAACCCGTCCGGCAGCACGCCCTATGTGACCTATGCGCTGATCGTGGCGAACGTCGTCATCTTCCTGCTGATGACCTACGGTTCCTCGTCCCTGCAGGCCCTTGAGGCGTCCTATTTCGTGTGGGGCCTGGTGCCGGCGAGGATCATGGAGGGCGTGGGTCTCGAAGGCTTCGTGACCTCGATGTTCCTGCACGGCGGCTGGGGCCACCTGCTGGGGAACATGCTCTTCCTCTACATCTATGGCGACAATCTCGAGGACGAGATGGGGCCGCTGGGGTTCACCGCCTTCTACCTCGCCTCGGGGCTTGCGGCCGCGGCGGCGCAGGTGGTGTCCGAGCCCTATTCGCCGATCCCGATGGTCGGCGCCTCGGGCGCCATCGCGGGTGTGATGGGCGGCTACCTGCTGCTGTTTCCCCGGGCGCGGGTGGATGTTCTGATCATCATCGTGATCTTCTTCCGCATCATCCCGGTGCCGGCCTTCCTGATCCTCGCACTCTGGTTCCTGTTCCAGATCGGTGCCGGAGTTCTCTATGCCACCGACGCGGGTGGCGTCGCCTACTGGGCCCATGCCGGGGGCTTCGTGGCGGGCGTGCTGCTCGCGCTGCCGGTCTGGCTGGTCCGCGGCGGGCCCGCCTTCTGGAGGCGCACCCACGGCCATCCGCCGCATCCCGCAGCCGCGCTGCCGCGGTCGAACGTGCCGCTGATCCGGAGGAGACGATGA
- a CDS encoding GFA family protein: MKGTCHCGAVELEVELLHGLTDASRCDCSFCRRKGTIGVTARLNDLRVVRGEDNLTLYRWGTKTARHWFCRTCGIHTHHQRRSNPEEYGVNAGILEGVNPCDLGDVPWSDGVNHPSDR, encoded by the coding sequence ATGAAAGGCACCTGCCACTGTGGCGCCGTCGAACTCGAGGTCGAGCTGCTGCACGGCCTGACGGACGCCAGCCGCTGCGACTGCTCGTTCTGCCGCCGCAAGGGCACCATCGGCGTCACCGCCCGCCTGAACGACCTGCGCGTCGTGCGGGGCGAGGACAACCTCACGCTCTACCGGTGGGGCACGAAGACCGCCCGCCACTGGTTCTGCCGCACCTGCGGGATCCACACCCACCACCAGCGCCGCTCGAACCCCGAGGAATACGGCGTGAACGCGGGGATCCTCGAGGGCGTCAATCCGTGCGACCTTGGCGACGTGCCGTGGTCGGACGGGGTGAACCACCCCTCCGACCGCTGA